A window of Saccopteryx leptura isolate mSacLep1 chromosome 5, mSacLep1_pri_phased_curated, whole genome shotgun sequence contains these coding sequences:
- the NKX6-1 gene encoding homeobox protein Nkx-6.1, with protein sequence MLAVGAMEGTRQSAFLLSSPPLAALHSMAEMKTPLYPAAYPPLPAGPPSSSSSSSSSSSPSPPLGAHNPGGLKPPAAGGLSSLGSPPQQLSAATPHGINDILSRPSMPVASGAALPSASPSGSSSSSSSSTSASSASAAAAAAAAAAAAASSSAGLLAGLPRFSSLSPPPPPPGLYFSPSAAAVAAVGRYPKPLAELPGRTPIFWPGVMQSPPWRDARLACTPHQGSILLDKDGKRKHTRPTFSGQQIFALEKTFEQTKYLAGPERARLAYSLGMTESQVKVWFQNRRTKWRKKHAAEMATAKKKQDSETERLKGASENEEEDDDYNKPLDPNSDDEKITQLLKKHKSGGGGLLLHASEAEGSS encoded by the exons ATGTTAGCGGTGGGGGCGATGGAGGGCACCCGGCAGAGCGCGTTCCTGCTCAGCAGCCCGCCCCTGGCTGCCCTCCACAGCATGGCCGAGATGAAGACCCCGCTCTACCCGGCGGCGTACCCCCCGCTGCCCGCCGGGCCgccctcctcctcgtcctcctcgtcctcctcctcgtcGCCCTCCCCGCCCCTGGGCGCCCACAACCCGGGCGGCCTGAAGCCCCCGGCTGCGGGGGGGCTCTCCTCGCTGGGCAGCCCCCCGCAGCAGCTCTCGGCCGCCACCCCGCACGGCATCAACGACATCCTGAGCCGGCCCTCCATGCCCGTGGCCTCCGGGGCCGCCTTGCCCTCCGCCTCGCCCTCgggttcttcctcctcctcttcctcgtccACCTCTGCTTCTTCCGcctcggccgccgccgccgctgccgcggccgccgcggccgccgcctCGTCCTCGGCGGGGCTGCTGGCCGGCCTGCCCCGCTTCAGCAGCCTgagcccgccgccgccgccgcccgggcTCTACTTCAGCCCCAGCGCCGCCGCCGTGGCCGCCGTGGGCCGCTACCCCAAGCCGCTGGCCGAGCTGCCCGGCCGGACGCCCATCTTCTGGCCGGGAGTGATGCAGAGCCCGCCCTGGAGGGACGCGCGCCTGGCCTGCACCCCTC ATCAAGGATCCATTTTGTTGGACAAAGACGGAAAGAGAAAACACACGAGACCTACGTTCTCCGGCCAGCAGATCTTCGCCCTGGAGAAGACTTTCGAACAAACGAAATACTTGGCGGGGCCCGAGAGGGCTCGCTTGGCCTATTCTTTGGGGATGACGGAGAGTCAAGTCAAG GTCTGGTTCCAGAACCGCCGGACCAAGTGGAGGAAGAAGCACGCGGCGGAGATGGCCACGGCCAAGAAGAAGCAGGACTCTGAGACCGAGCGGCTCAAGGGGGCTTCGGAGAACGAGGAGGAGGACGACGACTACAACAAGCCCCTGGACCCCAACTCGGACGACGAGAAAATCACGCAGCTGCTGAAGAAGCACAAGTCCGGCGGCGGCGGCCTCCTGCTGCACGCGTCCGAGGCCGAGGGCTCGTCCTGA